One Gossypium hirsutum isolate 1008001.06 chromosome A11, Gossypium_hirsutum_v2.1, whole genome shotgun sequence genomic window carries:
- the LOC107890690 gene encoding probable polygalacturonase, translating into MEPERPNYGAIMVHLKKPYWVFLILLFTFVAVLTFQLSTKDILPFQFFGVTGSRKTSVTSGSDPVPDPGSCAGLLGEFPERKHVMSIKEFGGVGDGKTSNTAAFWKAIVHMQRFSNKGGGQLNVPKGKWLTGSFNLTSNFTLFLEDGAVILGSQDPKEWPVVEPLPSYGRGRERLGGRHISLIHGDGLTNVVITGQNGTIDGQGGMWWDLWQNRRLTHTRGHLVELMNSHNILISNLTFQNSPFWTIHPIYCSNVVIKGMTILAPLNAPNTDGIDPDSSTNVCIEDCYIESGDDLVAVKSGWDQYGIRVARPSSNIIVRRISGTTPTCSGVGIGSEMSGGISNVIIEDMNIWNSAAGVRIKTDKGRGGYIANITIKNITMERVKIPIMFSRGANDHPDYGWDPKAIPKIKGIFISNIMSLNSTKAPILAGIKGGSFEGLCFKNVTLLGLAPTAAWHCEFVSGCTNAVFPLPCPQLQNNGSSACCI; encoded by the exons ATGGAACCTGAGAGACCAAATTATGGTGCGATAATGGTTCACTTGAAAAAACCGTATTGGGTTTTCCTTATTCTTCTCTTTACATTCGTAGCTGTTCTCACTTTTCAACTCTCCACAAAAGATATCCTTCCTTTCCAATTCTTTGGCGTTACTGGATCACGTAAAACCAGCGTCACATCCGGCTCAGACCCCGTCCCCGACCCCGGAAGTTGCGCCGGGTTGTTGGGAGAGTTTCCTGAGAGAAAACATGTTATGTCGATAAAGGAATTCGGGGGAGTTGGCGATGGGAAAACCTCAAATACAGCTGCATTTTGGAAGGCGATAGTTCACATGCAACGTTTTAGTAATAAAGGCGGGGGTCAGCTTAATGTGCCCAAAGGAAAGTGGTTAACAGGAAGCTTTAATCTCACCAGTAATTtcactttgtttcttgaagaCGGTGCAGTTATTTTAGGTTCTCAG GATCCAAAGGAATGGCCTGTTGTAGAACCATTGCCTTCTTATGGTAGAGGGAGAGAGAGACTGGGAGGAAGACACATAAGCCTCATTCATGGAGATGGTCTTACCAATGTAGTCATTACag GACAGAACGGGACAATTGATGGTCAAGGTGGGATGTGGTGGGATTTATGGCAGAACAGAAGGCTCACACACACAAGGGGCCACCTCGTAGAGCTAATGAACTCTCATAACATTCTTATCTCTAACTTAACCTTCCAGAATTCGCCATTTTGGACCATTCATCCTATTTACTGCAG CAATGTCGTTATTAAGGGCATGACAATATTGGCTCCCCTTAATGCCCCAAATACAGACGGAATAGACCCTG ACTCAAGTACCAATGTATGTATTGAAGACTGCTATATTGAAAGTGGAGATGATCTTGTAGCAGTGAAAAGTGGATGGGACCAGTATGGCATCAGAGTGGCACGACCAAGCTCAAACATAATAGTAAGGAGAATCTCAGGCACTACACCAACTTGTTCTGGTGTTGGCATTGGTAGTGAGATGTCTGGAGGGATTTCTAATGTAATTATTGAAGATATGAATATTTGGAATTCAGCAGCTGGGGTTCGTATAAAAACTGACAAGGGCAGAGGAGGATACATTGCAAATATCACCATAAAAAACATAACAATGGAACGAGTCAAAATACCCATTATGTTCAGTAGAGGCGCCAATGATCACCCTGACTATGGATGGGATCCTAAAGCTATTCCTAAAATAAAGGGGATTTTCATTAGTAACATTATGAGTTTGAATTCAACAAAAGCCCCCATACTCGCTGGTATCAAGGGTGGATCATTTGAAGGGCTATGCTTCAAGAATGTTACACTACTTGGACTTGCCCCAACTGCAGCATGGCATTGTGAGTTTGTTTCTGGTTGTACCAATGCTGTGTTTCCATTGCCATGTCCCCAGTTGCAGAACAATGGCTCCTCAGCATGTTGCATATAG
- the LOC107890700 gene encoding photosystem I reaction center subunit N, chloroplastic, with the protein MAAMNSSVLACNYAISGTGSSELNAKLASAPSVASPVMCGGRKLPVIRAQQAKFSDSKGSGASEGRRAAVLYLAAGLFTTAVASSANAGVIDEYLEKSKANKELNDKKRLATSGANFSRAYTVQFGTCKFPENFTGCQDLAKQKKVPFISDDLALECEGKDKYKCGSNVFWKW; encoded by the exons ATGGCAGCCATGAACTCCAGTGTTTTGGCATGCAACTATGCTATCTCAGGCACTGGATCATCTGAGCTTAATGCCAAACTTGCTTCAGCGCCATCAGTTGCTTCCCCAGTTATGTGCGGTGGTCGCAAGTTGCCTGTGATCAGAGCCCAGCAGGCTAAATTTTCTGATTCCAAAGGATCAGGTGCCAGTGAAGGAAGAAGAGCTGCTGTGCTCTACTTGGCAGCTGGCCTTTTCACCACAGCTGTTGCTTCTTCTGCAAATGCTGGGGTCATTGACGAGTACCTTGAAAAGAGCAAAGCTAACAAG GAATTGAATGACAAGAAGAGGTTGGCAACAAGTGGAGCAAACTTTTCCAGAGCATACACTGTTCAATTTGGCACTTGCAAGTTCCCTGAGAACTTCACTGGCTGCCAGGATCTTGCAAAGCAAAAG AAAGTACCATTCATCTCTGATGATTTGGCCTTGGAATGTGAAGGGAAGGACAAATACAAGTGTGGTTCCAACGTTTTCTGGAAATGGTGA